A section of the Dehalobacter sp. DCM genome encodes:
- a CDS encoding iron-containing alcohol dehydrogenase has translation MIFDINYPTKVMVGVDATAKTGEKLKELGVTKALIVTDQNMKKFGVADRIIENIQAAGIAVVEYDKVLPDPPDTQVNEAGELGRKEGVDGIVGIGGGSVLDSAKAINVLLTNPGNIQDYFGFGIPSKPGKPTVLIPTTAGTGADISVVSAISDSRNGEKAPLFSPAIVPTLSIVDPLLTVSVPPSLTATTGVDTLMHAIEAYTSGTGNPMADIISLEAIALAGKNLKTAVLDGKDVDARYGMSFACTLAGMAITQAFTHLPHAVGTPIGTRYHIPHGNSVAPLLPMCITYCAEIMPEKTRKIGQALGLELAKELSAKEVGNIIAAYLRNLLKEIKIPSLKELNIQEADLPAIAQDSFGNPCINFVPQAVTVEQILELLKTEYNA, from the coding sequence ATGATTTTTGATATTAATTATCCGACAAAGGTAATGGTTGGCGTTGACGCCACTGCGAAGACCGGAGAAAAATTAAAGGAATTGGGTGTTACAAAAGCACTTATCGTTACAGATCAAAACATGAAGAAATTCGGAGTGGCCGACAGGATCATAGAGAATATTCAGGCTGCCGGGATCGCTGTGGTTGAATATGATAAAGTTTTGCCGGATCCCCCCGACACCCAAGTCAATGAAGCAGGTGAGTTAGGCCGGAAAGAAGGCGTTGATGGCATTGTCGGAATCGGAGGCGGCAGTGTATTGGATTCTGCCAAAGCCATCAATGTATTATTAACCAATCCTGGGAACATCCAAGATTATTTTGGTTTTGGCATACCGTCTAAACCCGGAAAACCGACAGTTTTAATTCCAACAACGGCCGGGACAGGAGCCGATATCAGCGTCGTATCTGCTATTTCCGATTCCAGAAATGGCGAAAAAGCACCGCTTTTCAGCCCCGCCATTGTACCTACTTTGTCTATTGTTGATCCGCTGTTGACCGTATCCGTACCGCCCAGCCTCACGGCCACGACCGGTGTTGATACCTTGATGCATGCCATTGAAGCATATACTTCTGGAACAGGTAATCCGATGGCCGATATCATCTCTCTCGAAGCGATTGCCTTAGCTGGGAAAAACTTAAAAACTGCAGTACTTGACGGCAAAGATGTTGATGCCAGATATGGGATGAGCTTTGCTTGTACCTTAGCCGGAATGGCGATTACCCAGGCATTTACCCATCTTCCGCATGCTGTCGGAACACCGATTGGAACCCGATACCATATACCGCATGGCAATAGTGTAGCGCCGCTTCTGCCGATGTGTATCACTTACTGTGCGGAAATCATGCCTGAAAAGACCCGTAAGATTGGTCAAGCTCTTGGTCTGGAGTTAGCAAAAGAGCTGTCAGCCAAGGAAGTCGGTAATATTATTGCAGCATACCTCCGTAACCTCCTCAAAGAAATCAAAATCCCTTCATTAAAAGAATTAAACATTCAGGAAGCGGATTTACCGGCTATCGCTCAGGATTCATTTGGAAACCCCTGCATCAATTTTGTTCCCCAAGCGGTTACTGTCGAACAGATACTGGAATTGCTGAAGACCGAGTATAACGCCTGA
- a CDS encoding aldehyde ferredoxin oxidoreductase N-terminal domain-containing protein, whose product MFKVYRVNTRTHAITQEDFKDEYREFGNRGIIAKVLTDEVNPKCDPLGPENKLIVCTGMLAGTSLTTANRVSCGAKSPVTGGIKESNVGGNVGFYLVGHGIKMLIFEEMPEDDRWYIFKVNSDSSVELIFADEYMGLDTYDTVEKMHQKYGKDINVLTIGTAGERVFRVASLQATDATTHHPSRSAARGGMGAVAGSKKIKAILIEKPSERAKYPYVDKALFDKANKTVVECFKEPGPAQGLNAIGTNAMIDLTAQLGMLPTFNHSGRMYPPEMLETINIKSWLERVNQYGGKQGTACQNGCLTKCSNIYNNPDGSALTGGLEYESFAVCGPNCGMTSLDLIAEMDRFSDDLGIDAMDFGCAIGVLMDEGKIPWGDPEGVRDAMKQMREGKTELGKLLAEGTHRLGVAIGAKRIPTVKKQSMGGYDPRNLKGLGITYATNPMGADHTSGNTMGPGEHHKKEGQVALSKEKQVEATMLDNICCMMAIMQAAAKYSEVLPQLMQGALGGEWDYDKVLDIGRKTLKLEWAWNEAAGFTKDDDKLPDFMYEQPTENTQAVFDLTTEEMQEIYNL is encoded by the coding sequence ATGTTTAAAGTATATCGGGTGAATACACGGACGCACGCCATCACACAAGAGGACTTTAAAGATGAGTACCGGGAATTTGGCAATAGGGGAATTATTGCTAAGGTACTGACGGACGAAGTCAATCCGAAGTGTGATCCTCTGGGGCCGGAGAATAAGCTGATTGTCTGTACGGGCATGCTAGCAGGGACTTCATTAACAACTGCAAACAGAGTTTCCTGCGGGGCGAAAAGTCCGGTTACCGGTGGAATAAAGGAATCAAACGTTGGGGGGAACGTTGGTTTCTATCTTGTCGGACACGGCATTAAAATGCTTATTTTTGAGGAAATGCCGGAAGATGACCGATGGTATATTTTCAAGGTAAACAGCGATAGTTCTGTGGAGTTGATCTTTGCTGATGAGTATATGGGGTTAGATACGTATGATACAGTTGAAAAAATGCATCAAAAATACGGGAAAGATATTAATGTTCTGACGATTGGAACCGCAGGAGAACGCGTTTTTCGTGTTGCATCACTGCAAGCGACGGATGCAACAACACACCATCCATCCCGTTCTGCAGCCAGAGGCGGTATGGGCGCTGTCGCCGGCTCCAAAAAAATTAAAGCTATTCTGATCGAAAAACCGAGTGAGCGTGCAAAATATCCATACGTGGATAAGGCGTTATTTGATAAGGCCAACAAGACAGTTGTGGAATGTTTTAAAGAACCTGGACCTGCGCAAGGACTCAATGCCATCGGCACGAATGCGATGATTGATTTAACCGCACAGCTTGGGATGCTGCCGACATTTAATCACAGCGGTCGAATGTATCCGCCGGAGATGTTGGAAACAATCAACATAAAATCATGGCTGGAACGCGTCAATCAATACGGCGGCAAACAGGGAACAGCCTGTCAGAACGGCTGTCTGACTAAATGCAGCAATATCTACAATAATCCGGATGGCTCAGCCCTAACCGGGGGCCTCGAGTATGAATCATTCGCCGTCTGTGGGCCAAACTGCGGGATGACCAGTCTGGATCTGATTGCGGAGATGGATCGTTTCAGTGATGACTTGGGAATAGACGCCATGGATTTCGGCTGTGCAATCGGTGTCCTTATGGATGAAGGGAAGATTCCTTGGGGAGATCCCGAAGGCGTACGGGATGCGATGAAGCAGATGCGTGAGGGAAAGACTGAACTCGGCAAACTGTTGGCAGAAGGAACGCATCGCCTGGGTGTAGCCATAGGCGCCAAGAGGATACCGACTGTCAAGAAACAATCGATGGGTGGTTATGATCCCAGAAACCTAAAAGGATTGGGTATCACCTATGCGACAAATCCAATGGGAGCCGACCATACGTCCGGCAACACCATGGGTCCTGGGGAACATCATAAAAAGGAAGGTCAGGTCGCGTTGTCCAAGGAGAAGCAAGTCGAAGCAACGATGCTGGATAATATCTGCTGCATGATGGCTATTATGCAGGCCGCAGCGAAGTATTCGGAAGTACTGCCGCAGTTGATGCAGGGTGCTCTTGGCGGCGAGTGGGATTATGATAAAGTATTGGATATTGGCAGAAAGACATTAAAATTGGAATGGGCGTGGAACGAAGCAGCCGGATTTACCAAGGACGATGACAAACTGCCTGACTTTATGTATGAACAGCCCACGGAGAATACACAGGCCGTCTTTGACCTTACCACAGAAGAAATGCAGGAGATATATAATCTCTGA
- a CDS encoding MoaD/ThiS family protein — translation MIKVNNREYEWQESQTFHGIREMLIQKEELKAILEGNYMLMINGRYVSPGERDQAIIADNDTLLLLPSATGG, via the coding sequence ATGATTAAGGTAAATAACAGGGAATATGAATGGCAAGAAAGTCAAACATTCCACGGGATCCGGGAAATGTTAATCCAAAAAGAAGAGCTTAAGGCTATCCTGGAAGGAAACTACATGCTGATGATCAATGGACGGTATGTATCGCCGGGTGAACGGGATCAAGCGATCATTGCGGATAACGATACGCTGCTGCTGCTTCCCTCGGCCACCGGAGGTTGA
- a CDS encoding putative quinol monooxygenase, which produces MIGIIGKMAIKEDKIEKFQTELSAMIENVRKEEGCLVYQLFKVENEKNIFMSVEEWESMPLLQQHLQSEGIKATMALFGECLEKEPEMTICTLVK; this is translated from the coding sequence ATGATCGGAATTATTGGAAAGATGGCGATTAAAGAAGATAAGATCGAAAAGTTCCAGACGGAACTCTCAGCGATGATTGAAAATGTGCGGAAAGAAGAAGGCTGCCTGGTTTACCAGCTGTTTAAAGTCGAGAACGAGAAGAACATCTTTATGTCAGTAGAAGAATGGGAAAGTATGCCGCTCTTACAGCAGCATTTACAGTCAGAAGGAATCAAAGCAACAATGGCTTTATTTGGCGAGTGCTTGGAGAAAGAGCCGGAAATGACGATATGTACTTTAGTTAAATAG
- a CDS encoding substrate-binding domain-containing protein produces MIYQTIINFVYRKGVIAISDRPPLTPEEAAQILKISRYTLYELIKRGEIPARRIGRKIRIDYDILMQYLQGDSHFKRPQERGEVHNDNPSDSGFRFVGSHDMVIELLSDFLKHSPSPFDLKTAFKGSMEGLIALFRREAEITGIHLWDERTDEYNIPFINHLLPSESLLVVNLVQRVQGWIVPEGNPMNITSWDDFNRRELRFVNRQRGSGTRLRLDHYLMSHEIPVSQIQGYENIEDTHLGVALQIANGEANAGIGIQVAAQKMGLSFIPLFKERYDLVILRETATQSEWQQIRTVLNMPAFHRAIEQQAGYDASLTGQIIFETPNFNLGRKK; encoded by the coding sequence ATTATCTACCAGACTATAATTAATTTCGTATATCGAAAGGGGGTAATTGCCATTTCGGATAGACCTCCATTAACGCCTGAAGAGGCCGCCCAAATACTAAAGATATCCCGGTACACCCTTTACGAATTGATTAAGCGCGGCGAAATTCCCGCACGTCGGATCGGCCGCAAGATCCGGATCGATTACGACATTCTTATGCAATATTTGCAGGGAGATTCTCATTTCAAGCGTCCTCAGGAACGTGGCGAAGTTCATAATGACAACCCGTCGGACAGTGGCTTCCGGTTTGTAGGCAGTCATGATATGGTTATCGAACTGCTCTCGGATTTTTTGAAGCATTCGCCATCGCCTTTTGATTTAAAGACGGCGTTTAAAGGAAGCATGGAAGGGCTGATCGCGCTATTCCGTAGAGAAGCAGAGATTACAGGTATTCATCTTTGGGACGAAAGAACTGATGAATATAATATCCCGTTCATCAATCATTTGCTTCCATCCGAATCCCTATTGGTCGTTAATCTTGTTCAAAGGGTTCAAGGCTGGATCGTCCCCGAAGGGAATCCCATGAATATCACATCCTGGGATGATTTTAACCGCAGGGAACTTCGGTTTGTTAACCGTCAGCGGGGATCAGGCACACGGTTACGTCTGGACCATTACTTAATGTCCCATGAAATCCCTGTGAGCCAAATTCAAGGGTACGAAAACATAGAAGATACTCACTTGGGTGTTGCGTTACAAATTGCCAATGGCGAAGCCAATGCTGGTATTGGCATTCAAGTGGCTGCACAAAAAATGGGTTTGAGCTTCATCCCGCTTTTTAAGGAGCGATATGATTTGGTTATCCTCCGCGAGACAGCAACCCAATCTGAATGGCAGCAGATCCGAACGGTTTTAAACATGCCTGCATTTCACCGGGCGATTGAACAGCAAGCGGGATACGATGCTTCGCTAACCGGCCAGATCATCTTTGAGACCCCGAATTTCAATCTTGGCAGAAAAAAATAA
- a CDS encoding CheR family methyltransferase codes for MAYFTGTITDYSKFVQAFHSISGLDLNFYKENQMKRRILNFMSQRGYQENYTDFIRNLNQDQVLYDAFFKHLTINVTQFFRDVKQWDIFRETIIPTLLKSRSSLRIWSAGCSAGQEACTMGIILTEYFPNVNYSIVGSDIDTNVLKQAQCGVYDEKDFASTPPKLIDKYFTVQNKRYQISQNIAKNITYKMQNLLTDRFERSFDLIACRNVVIYFTDDAKDTLYKKFTDSLNPGGILFTGSTEHLFSKGQLGLNTVSSFFYQK; via the coding sequence ATGGCATATTTTACAGGCACTATTACTGACTATTCCAAATTTGTCCAAGCGTTTCATTCCATCAGCGGACTTGATCTCAATTTTTACAAAGAGAACCAGATGAAAAGACGGATTCTGAATTTCATGAGCCAGCGGGGATATCAGGAAAATTATACTGACTTTATCCGCAACCTCAATCAGGACCAAGTCCTATATGACGCCTTTTTCAAACATTTAACTATCAATGTGACGCAATTCTTTCGCGATGTTAAGCAATGGGATATATTTCGTGAAACGATAATACCCACACTTCTTAAATCGCGTTCGTCATTAAGAATATGGAGCGCCGGCTGCTCTGCCGGTCAGGAAGCCTGCACAATGGGTATTATTCTTACTGAATATTTCCCCAATGTCAATTACAGTATCGTGGGAAGCGATATTGACACCAATGTCCTGAAACAAGCGCAATGTGGTGTATACGACGAGAAGGATTTCGCCAGTACACCACCCAAGCTGATCGATAAATATTTTACGGTTCAGAACAAAAGATACCAAATAAGCCAAAACATAGCGAAAAACATTACGTATAAAATGCAGAATCTGCTCACGGACCGATTTGAGCGCAGCTTCGACCTCATTGCCTGCCGCAATGTCGTCATCTATTTTACGGATGATGCCAAAGATACTCTGTATAAAAAATTTACAGATTCTCTCAATCCTGGCGGGATTCTCTTTACGGGAAGTACTGAGCACTTATTCAGCAAAGGCCAACTCGGTTTAAATACTGTCTCTTCATTTTTTTATCAGAAATAA
- a CDS encoding YaaR family protein — protein MKGMIALKINGTNQKSNMDASHQLISGKRDSNFSTILSQSRQLKSNELEVFIQRLDIVGKKLSATKSIENLTEFKNLVKGFLQSTFGRSRTMQEDTLWDFRGQPKIMAHVNKINKALEDLGQEVLNTQTEPLKILEKIGEIKGLIIDLLA, from the coding sequence ATGAAGGGAATGATCGCATTGAAAATAAATGGTACAAATCAAAAAAGCAATATGGATGCCAGTCATCAACTGATTTCGGGAAAAAGAGACAGCAACTTCAGCACCATTTTATCACAATCAAGGCAATTGAAAAGCAATGAACTGGAGGTTTTTATTCAACGTCTCGATATTGTCGGGAAAAAGCTTTCAGCAACGAAATCCATCGAGAACCTAACCGAGTTTAAAAATTTAGTCAAAGGTTTTCTGCAGTCGACATTCGGAAGGAGCCGGACGATGCAGGAAGACACGCTCTGGGATTTTCGGGGTCAACCCAAAATCATGGCACACGTCAATAAAATTAATAAAGCATTAGAGGACCTCGGGCAGGAAGTACTGAATACCCAAACAGAACCTCTGAAGATTTTGGAGAAGATTGGAGAAATCAAAGGTTTAATCATCGATCTATTGGCTTGA
- a CDS encoding M20/M25/M40 family metallo-hydrolase, whose product MISRRIFIKIAAGLTAFILPWTALPGICGNVVRNLLGRPAVLFGSDVSEEMIVPSDQTLSRKAMDDITVLAGDDLEGRRAGTAGETRTLVYLESQFKSLGLKSFSGDNYWQLFSIPAMKETVINGRALFRPDANDTLRIPAANIVGGILGENHNKTLILSAHFDHLGIYNGKLYPGANDNASGVACILEVMRRLVKEKREGFRPKINIAAAFWSGEEMGFRGSRYFIQNPLIPLEQIRGVINVDTVAYGAVSDFILWSAGEQSASLITTLKKAARVNGAMIETASGGGHHSDEFAFQGTTVPAVTLLSKEWLTLNHTPEDTAEHINKEKLDMICSVVYKAVRSIAY is encoded by the coding sequence ATGATTTCGCGCCGAATTTTTATTAAAATTGCCGCCGGTTTAACAGCATTTATCCTGCCTTGGACTGCATTGCCGGGAATTTGTGGGAACGTTGTCAGGAATCTTTTGGGAAGGCCAGCCGTTTTGTTTGGTAGTGATGTCAGTGAAGAAATGATCGTTCCTTCGGATCAAACGCTTTCCAGAAAAGCGATGGATGATATCACGGTTTTAGCCGGTGATGATCTTGAAGGGCGACGAGCCGGTACGGCCGGAGAGACACGGACTCTTGTCTATCTTGAGTCCCAGTTTAAATCACTGGGTTTAAAATCATTCAGTGGGGATAATTATTGGCAGCTATTTTCTATCCCGGCGATGAAAGAAACTGTGATCAATGGCAGGGCCCTTTTTCGTCCGGACGCGAATGATACATTACGAATTCCGGCGGCTAACATCGTCGGCGGGATATTAGGAGAAAATCACAATAAGACGTTAATCCTGTCAGCTCATTTCGATCATCTCGGTATCTATAACGGCAAACTTTATCCCGGTGCGAACGATAATGCGTCCGGTGTGGCTTGTATCCTGGAAGTGATGCGCAGATTAGTTAAAGAAAAACGTGAGGGGTTTAGACCGAAAATCAATATTGCGGCTGCTTTTTGGAGCGGTGAAGAAATGGGTTTTCGAGGCTCAAGGTATTTTATCCAAAACCCGCTCATACCCTTGGAACAAATTCGAGGGGTGATCAATGTGGATACGGTGGCTTATGGTGCCGTCAGTGATTTTATTCTCTGGTCAGCCGGCGAGCAATCCGCGTCACTGATCACTACCTTGAAGAAGGCTGCCCGGGTTAACGGTGCGATGATAGAAACCGCATCAGGCGGGGGACACCATAGTGATGAGTTCGCTTTTCAAGGAACAACGGTACCTGCTGTGACGTTACTCAGCAAAGAGTGGCTTACGCTAAACCATACGCCTGAGGATACGGCAGAGCATATTAACAAAGAAAAATTGGATATGATCTGTTCTGTGGTTTATAAAGCGGTCAGAAGCATCGCTTATTGA
- a CDS encoding flagellar motor protein MotB: protein MNRRHRKLQTHTPGQDRWLVTYSDLITLLMIFFIVMYSMSQLDAKKFRAIADSLSVTLGGAASSELDLSTSSVGPSVIEGGKASNPGLPGQVSPNSSEPTSLPANEPADSSPNTQEDLTIEGIKTKLDQFAKENGISGKLNSSIEERGLVISIQDTLLFSSGSADITPKASNILKKISSVLDASPNYIRVEGHTCNLPIHNANFPSNWELSVIRATNVVQLMAKEGGISPLRLSAVGYGEYRPVADNNTKQGRIANRRVDLVILRSKYDVLEPGRYSTE, encoded by the coding sequence ATGAACAGAAGGCACAGAAAACTGCAAACACATACTCCCGGACAGGATCGTTGGCTGGTCACCTACTCTGACCTGATAACGTTGCTTATGATTTTCTTCATCGTTATGTATTCAATGAGTCAGTTAGATGCCAAAAAATTCAGAGCAATTGCTGATTCATTAAGCGTAACGCTTGGCGGTGCTGCGTCGTCTGAGCTCGATCTGTCAACTTCTTCAGTCGGTCCATCCGTCATTGAAGGCGGGAAAGCTTCTAATCCCGGCTTACCGGGCCAAGTAAGCCCAAATAGCTCTGAGCCGACGTCATTACCTGCTAATGAGCCAGCGGACAGCAGCCCAAATACGCAAGAAGATCTCACCATTGAAGGAATCAAAACCAAACTTGACCAATTCGCCAAAGAAAACGGTATATCGGGTAAACTGAATTCATCAATTGAAGAAAGGGGCTTAGTCATCAGCATTCAAGACACACTGTTATTCAGCAGCGGTTCCGCTGATATTACCCCGAAGGCAAGCAACATACTCAAAAAGATCAGTTCCGTGCTTGATGCTTCGCCAAATTATATTCGTGTGGAAGGTCACACCTGCAATCTGCCGATCCATAATGCTAACTTTCCAAGCAATTGGGAGCTTTCAGTTATTCGAGCAACGAACGTTGTTCAGCTGATGGCGAAAGAAGGCGGCATCAGTCCTCTCCGTTTATCCGCGGTGGGATACGGTGAATATCGGCCTGTCGCCGACAATAACACGAAGCAGGGGCGTATCGCCAACCGTCGGGTCGACCTGGTCATCCTTCGTTCGAAGTATGACGTTTTGGAGCCTGGCCGTTATAGCACGGAATGA